The following proteins come from a genomic window of Lolium rigidum isolate FL_2022 chromosome 5, APGP_CSIRO_Lrig_0.1, whole genome shotgun sequence:
- the LOC124658470 gene encoding germin-like protein 8-4, whose amino-acid sequence MASSSSLFLLAVLHALVSWQATAYDPSPLQDFCVADMKSPVQVNGFPCKDPMAVNPDDFFNAAMLDQPRDTMKSKVGSNVTNINVINFPGLNTLGISLARIDYGPLGVNTPHIHPRATELLTVLEGTLYLGFVTSNPNRLFSKVVKKGDVFVFPKAMIHFQMNLAHDKPAAALSSLSSQNPGVISIANAVFGSKPPISDDVLARAFQVEKDLIHWLQSQFWENNNY is encoded by the exons ATGGCATCTTCTTCGTCCTTGTTTCTCCTCGCCGTCCTTCATGCGCTGGTTTCATGGCAGGCCACTGCCTATGATCCTAGCCCTCTCCAAGATTTCTGTGTCGCCGACATGAAATCACCTG TGCAAGTAAATGGGTTCCCTTGCAAGGACCCAATGGCCGTCAACCCAGACGACTTCTTCAATGCAGCCATGCTTGACCAACCCAGGGATACCATGAAGAGCAAGGTCGGCTCCAACGTCACCAACATCAATGTCATAAATTTTCCCGGCCTTAACACCCTCGGCATCTCGCTGGCGCGCATCGACTATGGACCATTGGGCGTGAACACACCACACATACACCCACGTGCCACCGAGCTCCTCACCGTTCTTGAGGGAACACTATACCTTGGATTTGTCACGTCCAACCCAAATAGGCTCTTCTCCAAGGTGGTTAAGAAGGGTGATGTATTCGTGTTCCCAAAGGCAATGATCCACTTCCAAATGAACCTTGCGCATGACAAGCCGGCAGCTGCGTTGTCATCACTCAGCAGCCAAAACCCTGGGGTTATTAGTATTGCCAATGCAGTCTTTGGATCAAAGCCACCGATTTCAGATGATGTTTTGGCCAGGGCGTTTCAGGTGGAGAAGGACTTGATCCACTGGCTCCAATCTCAGTTCTGGGAGAACAACAACTACTAA
- the LOC124652879 gene encoding homeobox-leucine zipper protein HOX33, with product MTRQRPWPPSPPPPRLRFLAAAATDSGAGMARLSPGCGAAAPQVDTGKYVRYTPEQVEALERVYNDCPKPTSLRRQQIIRDCPILSNIEPKQIKVWFQNRRCREKQRKESSRMQTVNRKLTAMNKLLMEENDRLQKQLSRLIFEKEAATKSLKTHIHNASAATTDTSCDSVVTSGQHHQQQNAIVPRPQRDANNPAGLLAIAEETMAEFLSKATGTAVEWVQMVGMKPGPDSIGIIAVSHNCIGVAARACGLVSLEPTKVAEILKDRPSWYRDCRCVEILHVFPTGNGGTIELIYMQTYAPTTLAAPRDFWTLRYTSCLEDGSLVICERSLTQSTGGPSGPTTPNFIRAEVLPSGYLIRPCEGGGSMIHIVDHVDLDAWSVPEVLRPLYESPKILAQKMTIAALRHIRQIAHESSGEIPYGAGRQPAVLRTFSQRLSRGFNDALNGFPDDGWSLLSSDGAEDITITVNSSPNKLVGSHLSPSPLFSAIGGGILCAKASMLLQDVPPALLVRFLREHRSEWADPGVDAYSAASLRAGPYAVPGLRAGGFMGTPVILPLAHTLEHEEFLEVLRLEGHGFSHDEVLLARDMYLLQLCSGVDENASGACAQLVFAPIDESFADDAPLLPSGFRVIPLDTKMDMPSATRTLDLASSLEVGSAGALRGSSDAANTRSVLTIAFQFSFENHLRENVAAMARQYVRAVMASVQRVAMAIAPSRLGAQIQMKHPPGSPEAITLASWIGRSYRAHTGEEIRWSDTEEADSPLKLLWNHSDAILCCSLKPAPMFTFGNNAALDMLETTLVNLQDISLEAILDEEGRKALCSEFAKVMQQGFAYLPGGVCKSSMGRQASYDQAVAWKVLSDDVSGAPHCLAFMFVNWTFL from the exons ATGACGCGCCAGCGTCCTTGGCCtccttcccctcctcctcctcgccttcgTTTCCTAGCAGCAGCAGCGACCGACAGCGGCGCCGGGATGGCGAGGCTCTCGCCGGGTtgtggcgcggcggcgccgcaggtGGACACGGGCAAGTACGTGCGCTACACCCCCGAGCAGGTGGAGGCGCTGGAGCGCGTCTACAACGACTGCCCCAAGCCCACCTCCCTCCGCCGCCAGCAGATCATCAGGGACTGCCCCATCCTCTCCAACATCGAGCCCAAGCAGATCAAAGTTTGGTTCCAGAACCGCAG GTGCCGGGAGAAGCAGCGCAAGGAGTCCTCCCGCATGCAGACGGTGAACCGGAAGCTGACTGCGATGAACAAGCTGCTGATGGAGGAGAATGACCGGCTGCAGAAGCAGTTGTCGCGCCTCATCTTCGAGAAGGAGGCGGCGACCAAGAGTCTCAAGACTCATATCCACAAT GCTTCGGCGGCCACCACGGACACGAGCTGCGACTCCGTGGTGACGAGTGGTCAGCACCATCAGCAGCAAAACGCCATTGTGCCGCGTCCACAAAGGGATGCGAACAACCCAGCTGG TCTCCTCGCTATCGCTGAGGAAACCATGGCAGAGTTCCTGTCCAAGGCGACAGGGACTGCTGTCGAATGGGTGCAAATGGTTGGGATGAAG CCTGGTCCGGATTCCATTGGAATCATCGCTGTTTCGCACAATTGTATTGGCGTAGCAGCCCGAGCTTGCGGTCTTGTGAGCCTTGAGCCCACAAAGGTtgcggagatcctcaaggatcgtCCATCTTGGTATCGTGACTGTCGTTGCGTTGAAATCCTCCATGTTTTCCCCACGGGTAACGGTGGAACTATCGAGCTAATCTACATGCAG ACTTACGCACCGACAACTCTGGCGGCACCACGCGACTTCTGGACACTCCGCTACACCAGCTGCCTGGAAGATGGCAGCCTTGTG ATCTGTGAGAGGTCATTGACTCAGTCCACAGGTGGTCCATCTGGGCCTACTACTCCAAATTTTATCAGAGCTGAGGTGCTCCCTAGTGGTTATCTGATTCGACCATGCGAGGGAGGTGGCTCCATGATCCAcattgtggatcatgttgatttgGAT GCCTGGAGTGTGCCTGAGGTCCTTCGACCGCTCTACGAGTCTCCCAAGATTCTTGCGCAGAAGATGACTATTGCG GCACTGCGACACATCAGGCAAATCGCTCATGAATCAAGTGGTGAAATCCCGTATGGAGCTGGCCGGCAGCCTGCAGTTCTCAGAACCTTCAGCCAAAGACTCAGCAG AGGCTTCAATGATGCTTTAAATGGATTTCCGGATGATGGGTGGTCCTTGCTGAGCAGTGATGGCGCTGAGGATATTACCATCACAGTTAACTCGTCCCCAAACAAGCTTGTAGGATCCCATCTCAGCCCGTCCCCGCTCTTTTCTGCTATCGGGGGTGGCATCCTGTGTGCAAAGGCATCAATGCTTCTGCAG GATGTCCCGCCTGCTTTACTTGTGCGATTTCTGAGGGAGCATCGCTCGGAATGGGCTGATCCTGGTGTTGACGCTTATTCAGCTGCTTCTTTGAGGGCAGGCCCGTATGCAGTTCCTGGTTTAAGGGCTGGTGGGTTCATGGGAACTCCAGTTATACTGCCCCTTGCCCACACCTTAGAGCATGAAGAG TTCCTTGAGGTCCTTAGGCTGGAAGGACATGGTTTTAGCCACGATGAGGTGCTTCTTGCGCGAGATATGTACCTTCTGCAG CTATGCAGCGGGGTTGATGAGAATGCTTCAGGCGCCTGCGCACAGCTCGTTTTTGCACCTATTGATGAATCTTTTGCTGATGACGCACCTCTGCTACCCTCAGGCTTCCGCGTGATACCACTGGACACGAAGATG GACATGCCATCTGCCACACGCACGCTTGACCTCGCCTCTTCCCTAGAGGTTGGGTCAGCTGGAGCTCTGCGTGGTTCAAGTGACGCCGCCAACACGAGATCGGTCCTCACCATTGCCTTCCAATTCTCATTCGAGAACCACCTCCGTGAGAATGTGGCGGCGATGGCCAGGCAGTACGTAAGGGCCGTGATGGCATCGGTGCAGAGGGTGGCCATGGCGATAGCTCCATCTCGCCTCGGCGCACAGATCCAAATGAAGCACCCTCCTGGCTCTCCCGAGGCGATTACACTTGCAAGCTGGATTGGCAGGAGCTACAG GGCTCACACTGGAGAAGAGATCCGCTGGTCGGACACTGAAGAAGCAGACTCTCCCCTGAAGCTGTTGTGGAACCACAGCGACGCCATACTCTGCTGTTCTCTGAAG CCTGCTCCCATGTTCACCTTTGGCAACAATGCGGCCCTGGACATGCTGGAAACGACGCTGGTGAACCTGCAAGACATCTCGCTGGAGGCGATCCTGGACGAGGAGGGGCGCAAAGCGCTGTGCTCGGAGTTTGCCAAGGTCATGCAGCAG GGTTTCGCGTACCTGCCGGGTGGCGTGTGCAAGTCCAGCATGGGGCGGCAGGCGTCCTATGATCAGGCTGTGGCGTGGAAGGTGCTGAGCGACGACGTCTCTGGCGCCCCGCACTGCCTCGCCTTCATGTTCGTCAACTGGACCTTCCTCTGA